A genomic region of Sulfobacillus acidophilus DSM 10332 contains the following coding sequences:
- a CDS encoding aminotransferase class I and II (PFAM: Aminotransferase class I and II~COGs: COG0079 Histidinol-phosphate/aromatic aminotransferase and cobyric acid decarboxylase~InterPro IPR004839~KEGG: dak:DaAHT2_1591 L-threonine-O-3-phosphate decarboxylase~PFAM: Aminotransferase, class I/II~SPTR: L-threonine-O-3-phosphate decarboxylase), with translation MSHGGQWRQAQDDYGVFSRGLVDLSASISPYGPGPKARAEWPFLVNRLDRYPDPDYRELYEAVAVHYRIQAASVVLTAGATAAIDLVLQVINPRVVYVVEPAFSEYRLRATLWNIPVRRITETTGMTDPGLLFLANPVNPTGTLWHPSDLQQWITEALRHDVVPVIDEAFLEFVPDWRQRTLMQPDMHEVPYLILGSVTKFYGLAGLRVGFLVADPRRAKAFKNRLEPWSIAWPSARVAALALQDQTYFDAARDWIIAERTWLLGQLARRADIVGRPAANFILVNPSVDDFDAWLRRLAESGVLVRDARDFQAIRQPAARIAVKTRRDSQRLLAVWPVPPTNWR, from the coding sequence ATGAGTCACGGCGGGCAGTGGCGGCAAGCCCAAGACGACTATGGCGTGTTTTCGCGCGGCCTGGTCGACTTGTCGGCCAGCATTTCGCCTTATGGCCCGGGCCCCAAAGCGCGGGCAGAATGGCCGTTTTTGGTTAACCGGTTGGATCGTTATCCCGACCCCGATTATCGGGAGCTTTATGAGGCGGTGGCCGTCCATTACCGTATTCAAGCCGCATCCGTCGTCTTAACGGCAGGGGCGACGGCCGCCATCGACCTGGTGCTCCAAGTCATCAATCCACGGGTCGTCTACGTGGTGGAACCGGCATTTAGTGAATATCGCTTGCGGGCGACCCTTTGGAACATACCCGTTCGGCGCATTACCGAAACGACCGGGATGACCGACCCGGGGCTTCTCTTTTTGGCCAATCCCGTAAATCCGACGGGCACTCTATGGCATCCGTCCGATCTTCAGCAATGGATTACCGAGGCTCTTCGGCATGACGTCGTTCCGGTTATTGATGAAGCCTTTTTGGAATTTGTGCCTGATTGGCGCCAACGGACCTTAATGCAACCCGATATGCACGAGGTCCCGTACCTGATTCTCGGCTCGGTAACGAAATTCTATGGTTTGGCCGGTCTTCGGGTCGGGTTTTTGGTGGCGGATCCCCGACGGGCAAAAGCTTTCAAGAATCGGCTGGAACCCTGGTCGATTGCTTGGCCGTCCGCCCGAGTGGCTGCGTTGGCGTTACAAGATCAAACGTATTTCGACGCCGCCCGAGATTGGATTATCGCCGAAAGAACCTGGCTTTTGGGGCAACTGGCCCGGCGGGCCGACATTGTCGGCCGTCCGGCGGCGAACTTTATTTTGGTCAATCCCTCGGTGGACGATTTTGACGCATGGCTTCGAAGGTTGGCCGAATCCGGGGTTCTTGTGCGGGATGCGCGGGACTTTCAAGCAATCCGGCAACCCGCGGCTCGTATTGCCGTCAAAACCCGGCGGGATTCTCAGCGTCTTTTGGCGGTATGGCCGGTCCCGCCCACCAATTGGAGATAG
- a CDS encoding cysteine synthase (PFAM: Pyridoxal-phosphate dependent enzyme~TIGRFAM: cysteine synthase A; cysteine synthases~COGs: COG0031 Cysteine synthase~InterPro IPR005856:IPR005859:IPR001926~KEGG: chd:Calhy_1137 cysteine synthase A~PFAM: Pyridoxal phosphate-dependent enzyme, beta subunit~PRIAM: Cysteine synthase~SPTR: Cysteine synthase;~TIGRFAM: Cysteine synthase K/M; Cysteine synthase A), with protein sequence MADIGRFIGQTPLIRLDHLSTTYHAEVWAKLESRNPGGSIKDRTAWALLKDAEARGLIRPGTVVIEATSGNTGVALAMACAAAGIKLVLFMPEGQSLERKQLFWAYGAAVIETPREERTLGAVKRAKALAERLPHAVMLRQHENPANPAIHETTTGPEIWEQTHHRVDVFVTGVGTGGTITGVGRYLKRQNPQVEVVAVEPAASAVLSGGEPGVHKIQGIGAGFVPAVLDMGVIDQVITVPDEAAWEATRLLPRLEGLLVGISSGANYWAVEQFLMTGMYRQKTVVTLFPDSGERYLSTGLYEPPSVDWLRDQAPDLF encoded by the coding sequence ATGGCAGATATCGGGCGCTTTATCGGACAAACGCCGTTAATTCGGTTAGACCATCTCTCGACAACCTATCATGCCGAGGTGTGGGCGAAGTTGGAATCGCGCAATCCGGGCGGCTCTATCAAAGATCGTACGGCTTGGGCGTTATTAAAAGACGCGGAGGCTCGTGGACTCATTCGGCCTGGTACCGTCGTGATCGAAGCGACATCCGGCAATACCGGAGTGGCGTTAGCCATGGCGTGCGCGGCAGCCGGCATCAAATTGGTTCTCTTTATGCCGGAAGGCCAAAGTTTGGAACGAAAACAGCTATTTTGGGCTTACGGAGCGGCGGTCATCGAAACGCCACGGGAAGAACGGACTCTGGGAGCGGTCAAACGCGCGAAAGCGTTAGCGGAACGGCTGCCTCACGCGGTGATGCTAAGACAGCACGAAAATCCGGCTAATCCCGCGATTCATGAAACTACCACCGGTCCGGAGATTTGGGAACAAACGCATCATCGGGTAGACGTGTTTGTGACGGGTGTCGGGACAGGTGGCACGATTACCGGTGTCGGTCGTTATTTAAAAAGGCAAAATCCGCAAGTGGAAGTGGTTGCGGTCGAGCCCGCGGCGTCGGCCGTGTTGTCCGGCGGGGAACCGGGAGTGCATAAAATTCAAGGGATTGGTGCCGGATTTGTTCCGGCTGTATTGGATATGGGCGTGATTGATCAGGTCATCACGGTGCCGGACGAGGCAGCTTGGGAGGCTACCCGGCTTCTGCCCCGACTGGAAGGCCTCTTGGTGGGAATTTCTTCCGGTGCGAATTATTGGGCCGTGGAGCAGTTTCTGATGACCGGCATGTACCGTCAAAAAACGGTGGTGACCCTATTTCCCGATTCCGGTGAGCGCTATTTGTCCACCGGACTCTATGAACCCCCATCGGTCGACTGGTTACGGGATCAAGCACCCGATCTGTTTTGA
- a CDS encoding CobB/CobQ domain protein glutamine amidotransferase (PFAM: CobB/CobQ-like glutamine amidotransferase domain~COGs: COG3442 glutamine amidotransferase~InterPro IPR011698~KEGG: rrs:RoseRS_3477 glutamine amidotransferase~PFAM: CobB/CobQ-like glutamine amidotransferase~SPTR: CobB/CobQ domain protein glutamine amidotransferase), protein MAGPLTILHLYPEQMNLYGDRGNVLALVQRARWRGMTAEVISAGVGDDIPWDRVNLIFMGGGEDTHQAQIADDFLRLADPLIDRLNHGVPMLAICGAYQLMGKRYVTADGRQLPGIGYFDVWTEPGTTRAIGDVVVETELPIVPVTLVGFENHGGRTHLGPSAQPLARVKLGQGNNGQDGTEGTIRGHAIGTYLHGSLLPKNPHLTDLLLSWALNTDLSPLDSETEWEAHRMIVARAQNH, encoded by the coding sequence ATGGCCGGGCCGTTAACGATTTTGCATCTATATCCTGAACAAATGAATTTGTACGGCGATCGCGGGAATGTCCTGGCCCTGGTTCAGCGGGCGCGCTGGCGGGGGATGACGGCCGAGGTGATTTCGGCCGGGGTCGGGGATGACATCCCCTGGGATCGGGTTAACCTTATTTTTATGGGCGGCGGCGAGGATACCCATCAAGCGCAAATTGCCGACGATTTTTTGCGTTTGGCGGATCCGCTGATCGATCGGCTGAATCATGGGGTGCCGATGTTGGCCATTTGCGGGGCTTATCAATTAATGGGCAAGCGTTATGTGACGGCGGACGGTCGCCAATTGCCGGGAATCGGCTATTTTGACGTATGGACCGAACCGGGTACAACGCGAGCGATTGGGGACGTTGTCGTCGAGACGGAACTTCCGATCGTTCCCGTCACATTGGTCGGGTTTGAAAATCATGGTGGTCGCACCCATTTGGGGCCCTCGGCCCAACCGTTGGCGCGGGTGAAATTAGGGCAGGGCAATAACGGTCAGGACGGAACCGAAGGGACGATTCGAGGACACGCCATAGGCACTTATCTTCACGGCTCGCTTTTACCCAAAAACCCGCATCTTACGGACCTTCTGCTCAGCTGGGCACTTAACACCGACTTATCGCCATTAGATTCCGAAACCGAGTGGGAGGCACACCGGATGATTGTGGCAAGAGCTCAGAATCATTAG
- a CDS encoding YbaK/prolyl-tRNA synthetase associated region (PFAM: YbaK / prolyl-tRNA synthetases associated domain~COGs: COG2606 conserved hypothetical protein~InterPro IPR007214~KEGG: tth:TTC1335 EbsC protein~PFAM: YbaK/aminoacyl-tRNA synthetase associated region~SPTR: EbsC protein) has protein sequence MPHGVNLMPIEMEFPFWDMICDMNIPIVAQRQLHYLTRGVHQAAQRLGAQLQQMVQVSIYWSGIRPFVVLHSAMNQIDLERLKTWFGLNVRPANSVEVSILAGTHIHGAPPAGQAYQMPILIDDDLMQEHHVWVSGGDPAFWVALTPRNLVRVTGGYVAHLKRPNYLQLVGGTGHTAKRR, from the coding sequence ATGCCACACGGGGTGAACCTGATGCCGATCGAAATGGAATTTCCCTTTTGGGACATGATTTGCGACATGAACATTCCCATCGTCGCCCAACGCCAACTGCACTACCTGACCCGAGGGGTTCACCAAGCCGCCCAACGGCTCGGCGCGCAACTGCAGCAAATGGTGCAAGTTTCAATTTATTGGAGCGGCATCCGACCGTTCGTGGTTCTCCATTCGGCCATGAATCAAATTGATCTCGAACGGCTGAAAACCTGGTTCGGGTTAAACGTCCGCCCGGCCAATTCCGTCGAAGTCTCCATATTGGCCGGCACTCATATTCATGGTGCCCCGCCTGCGGGGCAAGCATACCAGATGCCCATTTTGATTGACGACGACTTGATGCAAGAGCATCACGTCTGGGTATCGGGCGGGGATCCGGCATTTTGGGTCGCCTTGACCCCCCGTAATCTGGTGCGCGTCACCGGTGGATACGTCGCTCATCTGAAGCGGCCCAACTATCTCCAATTGGTGGGCGGGACCGGCCATACCGCCAAAAGACGCTGA
- a CDS encoding Cobalamin biosynthesis protein cbiB (PFAM: CobD/Cbib protein~TIGRFAM: cobalamin biosynthesis protein CobD~COGs: COG1270 Cobalamin biosynthesis protein CobD/CbiB~HAMAP: Cobalamin biosynthesis protein cbiB~InterPro IPR004485~KEGG: mta:Moth_1099 adenosylcobinamide-phosphate synthase~PFAM: Cobalamin (vitamin B12) biosynthesis CbiB~SPTR: Cobalamin biosynthesis protein CobD;~TIGRFAM: Cobalamin (vitamin B12) biosynthesis CbiB), translated as MLIGPLWTVWSGYDLAAWILLGAVVDLLLGDPTWRFHPVRLIGRMIHDLERLIRKIPLNRIGLRIAGTLLTLLVVTVVLAVISGMLWEALKISVWLFRALVVGWTYLGLAIRGLTDAALVVYRPLVTKQWDTARQWLSYIVGRDTDRLNEQEMVRATVETVAENTCDAIIAPLFYAFLGGPAWLWAYKAINTLDSMIGYRNARYEDFGWFAARLDDWANWIPARISGLAIAVAASLDGRFHQAYHMMRRDGRRHPSPNSGLSEAAMAGALGVALGGPNTYGGVVSLRPKIGEEERPLHPVAILQAISVSWRATLVTALIFGFLAVMVSGQWL; from the coding sequence ATGTTGATTGGCCCACTCTGGACCGTTTGGTCGGGCTATGATCTAGCGGCATGGATTTTGCTAGGAGCGGTGGTGGATTTACTGTTAGGGGATCCGACCTGGCGCTTTCATCCCGTCCGGTTAATCGGTCGGATGATACATGATTTGGAAAGACTGATTCGTAAAATTCCCTTGAATCGGATTGGCTTGCGGATTGCCGGAACCCTTTTGACGCTACTGGTGGTGACGGTGGTATTGGCGGTGATTTCCGGGATGCTTTGGGAAGCCCTCAAAATTTCCGTTTGGCTTTTCCGGGCGTTGGTGGTCGGTTGGACCTATCTCGGACTGGCCATTCGGGGATTGACGGATGCGGCCTTGGTCGTTTATCGGCCGTTGGTCACGAAACAATGGGATACGGCTCGGCAATGGCTTTCGTATATCGTGGGGCGCGACACCGACCGGCTCAACGAGCAGGAAATGGTGCGGGCAACGGTAGAGACCGTGGCGGAAAATACCTGTGACGCTATTATAGCTCCGTTATTTTATGCTTTTTTGGGCGGCCCGGCCTGGCTTTGGGCATATAAGGCCATAAATACGTTGGACTCCATGATTGGATACAGGAATGCCCGCTATGAAGATTTCGGGTGGTTTGCCGCCCGGTTGGACGATTGGGCCAACTGGATCCCCGCCCGCATTTCCGGTCTCGCGATCGCCGTTGCCGCCTCTCTTGACGGGCGCTTTCATCAAGCCTATCACATGATGCGAAGGGACGGTCGGCGTCATCCGAGTCCCAATAGCGGCCTTTCCGAGGCCGCCATGGCGGGGGCGTTAGGGGTGGCGTTAGGGGGGCCGAATACCTATGGGGGAGTCGTCTCTCTCCGACCCAAAATTGGGGAGGAAGAACGGCCGCTTCATCCGGTGGCGATTTTGCAGGCGATTTCCGTCAGTTGGCGGGCGACTTTGGTCACGGCGCTGATTTTCGGATTTTTGGCAGTGATGGTGTCCGGGCAATGGCTTTAA
- a CDS encoding hypothetical protein (KEGG: iag:Igag_1090 hypothetical protein~SPTR: Putative uncharacterized protein), producing MVDWDALSQVLAVNVSTLQEQAIRILIETELARLDHEEIELIQKYHMLSAVDLEQAMQSRIVPEHPGWEDLIHWEAIEDRRKALKELLRNMSVMNSL from the coding sequence ATGGTTGATTGGGATGCCTTGAGTCAGGTGTTAGCCGTGAATGTTAGCACTTTGCAAGAGCAGGCGATACGGATATTGATTGAAACAGAATTGGCGCGTTTGGATCATGAAGAAATCGAGTTAATTCAAAAATATCATATGCTATCTGCTGTAGACTTGGAGCAAGCTATGCAATCGCGAATAGTTCCTGAACATCCTGGTTGGGAAGATCTCATTCATTGGGAAGCCATTGAAGACCGGCGCAAAGCATTAAAGGAACTTTTGCGCAATATGTCGGTGATGAATTCATTATGA
- a CDS encoding 3'-5' exonuclease, PolB (PFAM: Predicted 3'-5' exonuclease related to the exonuclease domain of PolB~InterPro IPR019288~KEGG: afe:Lferr_2451 hypothetical protein~PFAM: 3'-5' exonuclease, PolB-like~SPTR: Putative DNA polymerase elongation subunit (Family B)), translated as MNQLSGIFVFDIETIPDLETVRRAWNVDATVLDNSLRDQWASEERPIKPAWQQIVAIAGAWIEPNGALRYLGALGSENDSEAALVRIFFQVVARHRPRLVGWNSGGFDLPVLVYRAMVHRIPAPAFYQIGEPYHSYRKRFDEESHIDLMDVLSFYGASPRLKLDEMAQVLGIPGKLGVDGGQVWDLYQSGDLATIRRYCMTDVLTTALIYSRYAEHRGWCSADQVTTFEQSVVAWLEAQDDPIWARFLDQWTARLPQVLGRQSWDDGQALSDGGADTMMR; from the coding sequence GTGAATCAATTATCAGGCATTTTCGTGTTTGATATTGAAACGATTCCCGATCTCGAAACCGTGCGTCGGGCATGGAATGTTGATGCAACCGTATTGGACAATAGTCTTCGCGATCAATGGGCCAGCGAAGAACGCCCCATAAAACCCGCATGGCAACAAATCGTGGCAATTGCCGGAGCGTGGATCGAGCCGAACGGGGCCTTGCGGTATCTCGGGGCGTTAGGCTCTGAAAATGACTCCGAAGCCGCCTTAGTACGGATCTTTTTCCAGGTAGTTGCCCGGCATCGCCCGCGCCTCGTGGGATGGAACAGCGGTGGCTTCGATTTGCCGGTGTTAGTGTATCGGGCGATGGTGCATCGCATTCCGGCTCCCGCCTTTTATCAGATTGGCGAACCCTATCATAGTTATCGCAAGCGGTTTGATGAAGAGAGTCACATTGACCTGATGGACGTGTTGAGTTTTTACGGGGCCAGTCCGCGCCTCAAATTGGATGAAATGGCGCAGGTGTTAGGCATTCCCGGCAAGCTCGGCGTGGATGGCGGGCAGGTCTGGGATCTCTATCAATCCGGGGATCTCGCCACCATTCGCCGGTACTGCATGACCGACGTGTTGACGACGGCGCTCATTTATAGCCGCTATGCCGAACATCGGGGCTGGTGTTCGGCGGATCAGGTGACGACGTTTGAGCAATCGGTGGTCGCCTGGCTGGAGGCGCAGGACGATCCGATTTGGGCCCGATTTCTAGACCAATGGACGGCCCGGTTGCCGCAGGTTTTGGGGCGCCAATCGTGGGACGACGGTCAGGCTCTCTCCGACGGCGGGGCAGACACGATGATGCGTTAA
- a CDS encoding Sec-independent protein translocase protein tatA/E-like protein (PFAM: mttA/Hcf106 family~TIGRFAM: twin arginine-targeting protein translocase, TatA/E family~COGs: COG1826 Sec-independent protein secretion pathway components~HAMAP: Twin-arginine translocation protein TatA/E~InterPro IPR006312:IPR003369~KEGG: dge:Dgeo_1396 twin arginine-targeting protein translocase~PFAM: Bacterial sec-independent translocation protein mttA/Hcf106~SPTR: Sec-independent protein translocase protein tatA/E homolog 2;~TIGRFAM: Twin-arginine translocation protein TatA/E) yields the protein MDIFSPVHIIILLIIALLVFGPKRLPEIGSGLGKSIREFKQSMNGMAQEPPKPTQTVVQEYPAQVVTPEDPESK from the coding sequence ATGGACATTTTCTCCCCGGTACACATTATTATTTTATTGATTATCGCGTTACTGGTGTTTGGACCTAAGCGCTTGCCGGAAATCGGGTCAGGCTTAGGGAAAAGCATCCGTGAGTTTAAGCAGTCGATGAACGGTATGGCGCAAGAGCCGCCGAAGCCGACGCAAACCGTCGTCCAGGAATATCCTGCGCAAGTGGTGACCCCAGAAGACCCGGAATCGAAATAA
- a CDS encoding DNA binding domain protein, excisionase family (TIGRFAM: DNA binding domain, excisionase family~InterPro IPR010093~TIGRFAM: Excisionase/Xis, DNA-binding) translates to MNTLPSHVEVLTVPEAARILRVSRFKMYDLVKKNAIPAIRLGEGTIRIPKAAIDALIHGGSTLSEP, encoded by the coding sequence ATGAATACCCTACCGTCCCATGTCGAGGTCCTCACCGTGCCCGAAGCGGCCCGCATTCTTCGGGTGAGTCGGTTCAAAATGTATGACCTCGTAAAGAAAAATGCTATTCCCGCTATCCGATTAGGGGAAGGTACCATTCGGATTCCCAAAGCGGCCATTGACGCCCTTATTCACGGAGGCTCAACACTCTCTGAACCCTAA
- a CDS encoding cobalamin-5'-phosphate synthase (PFAM: Cobalamin-5-phosphate synthase~COGs: COG0368 Cobalamin-5-phosphate synthase~HAMAP: Cobalamin (vitamin B12) biosynthesis CobS, cobalamin-5-phosphate synthase~InterPro IPR003805~KEGG: jan:Jann_3306 cobalamin-5'-phosphate synthase~PFAM: Cobalamin (vitamin B12) biosynthesis CobS, cobalamin-5-phosphate synthase~SPTR: Cobalamin synthase): MALNGAKSALGFLTRLPVSVPNPAGDLVAWFWLPGVLAGALWGLAAAWSGAAHKGLWLALTAEILLTGGLHWDGWADTFDGWMASPGSRAAARQDSRIGTGGVLAIGLALGVFWMVWPMAGSLSPLWVGLPALWARAAIAWGLQWKPVDASSRLLRWFQEEHRERFGWITLVITTGITVTVMGWAGLIGFGVVLIVVALFLAGMRRIYHGMHGDMLGATVVLTELAGLAVIGLLGRGLT; encoded by the coding sequence ATGGCTTTAAACGGGGCCAAAAGTGCACTCGGCTTTCTGACGCGGCTGCCGGTATCGGTGCCAAACCCGGCCGGTGACCTGGTGGCCTGGTTCTGGCTCCCCGGCGTCTTGGCGGGAGCCTTGTGGGGGCTGGCTGCGGCCTGGAGCGGAGCGGCTCATAAAGGGCTCTGGCTCGCGCTGACGGCAGAAATCCTTTTAACCGGCGGACTCCATTGGGACGGGTGGGCCGATACGTTTGACGGGTGGATGGCCTCACCCGGTTCGCGTGCGGCGGCGCGCCAAGATTCCCGCATCGGGACCGGTGGCGTCTTGGCCATTGGTTTGGCGTTGGGAGTGTTTTGGATGGTGTGGCCGATGGCGGGAAGCCTCTCTCCCCTTTGGGTCGGGCTTCCCGCGCTCTGGGCTCGGGCGGCGATTGCCTGGGGATTACAGTGGAAACCGGTGGATGCTTCCAGTCGGTTACTTCGGTGGTTTCAGGAGGAACACCGAGAGCGGTTTGGTTGGATTACGCTGGTGATTACAACCGGGATCACGGTGACCGTCATGGGGTGGGCGGGCCTCATCGGGTTTGGCGTGGTGTTAATCGTGGTCGCACTCTTTTTAGCCGGCATGCGGCGGATTTATCACGGCATGCACGGAGATATGCTGGGAGCAACGGTGGTGCTGACCGAGTTGGCCGGATTGGCGGTAATCGGTCTATTGGGACGGGGCTTGACATGA
- a CDS encoding Cobyric acid synthase (PFAM: CobQ/CobB/MinD/ParA nucleotide binding domain; CobB/CobQ-like glutamine amidotransferase domain~TIGRFAM: cobyric acid synthase CobQ~COGs: COG1492 Cobyric acid synthase~HAMAP: Cobyric acid synthase CobQ~InterPro IPR004459:IPR002586:IPR011698~KEGG: hel:HELO_1844 cobyric acid synthase~PFAM: CobB/CobQ-like glutamine amidotransferase; Cobyrinic acid a,c-diamide synthase~SPTR: Cobyric acid synthase;~TIGRFAM: Cobyric acid synthase CobQ), whose amino-acid sequence MHNLAILGTSSHVGKSVITAGICRVLARRGIRVAPFKAQNMALNAYVTASGGEIGYAQALQAWASGIEPSVDMNPVLIKPEPGHRAQLIVQGTVAGHLKAEDYRGSRDRLFDVVKASYERLAAQYDMIVIEGAGSPVELNLMEGDLANLRMARLADARIVLVGDIDRGGIFAQLYGTLKLLPEADQARVGGVLVNKFRGQRALFDAGVHQLEALLDRPVLGVIPWTDFRLPEEDSVGLADMAEPTRSPRQIRWTVVRLPHISNFTDFVPLAHEPAVSLHMVDRPPDTMPDVVVLPGSKATLADLRWLWETGWVRTIQTWAAAGVTVLGICGGYQMLGESVSDPTGMEGRAGSQPGLGLIPARTRLFPPKITRQVTGTVRAPGWLPTPVTGYEIHNGRTEVTPGWERPWLQLAGEPDGWCAPNGRILGTYLHGLFDHVSFRQAFLARLGINRFGPADPLESALTHLEEVIREYVDWPTLDRLVGL is encoded by the coding sequence ATGCATAACCTGGCGATTTTAGGGACGAGCTCTCATGTGGGAAAAAGTGTGATTACCGCCGGCATATGCCGCGTGTTGGCCCGCCGCGGAATTCGGGTAGCTCCCTTTAAGGCCCAAAACATGGCCTTAAATGCGTATGTGACCGCGTCCGGAGGGGAGATCGGGTACGCTCAGGCCTTACAGGCTTGGGCCTCTGGAATCGAGCCGAGCGTGGACATGAATCCCGTTTTGATTAAGCCGGAACCCGGGCATCGGGCGCAATTAATCGTCCAGGGCACGGTGGCCGGGCACCTGAAAGCCGAGGATTACCGGGGTTCGCGAGACAGGCTGTTCGATGTCGTTAAAGCTTCCTATGAACGGTTGGCGGCGCAATATGACATGATTGTGATTGAAGGGGCCGGCAGCCCGGTCGAGTTGAATTTGATGGAGGGGGACTTGGCCAATTTGCGGATGGCGCGGTTGGCCGATGCCCGTATTGTGTTGGTCGGGGACATTGACCGCGGAGGAATTTTTGCCCAGCTCTATGGCACCTTGAAGCTGTTACCGGAGGCCGATCAGGCCCGGGTGGGCGGAGTGCTGGTCAATAAGTTCCGCGGGCAGCGGGCCCTCTTTGATGCTGGGGTGCATCAATTGGAGGCGTTATTGGACCGTCCGGTATTAGGGGTGATTCCTTGGACCGACTTTCGCTTGCCGGAAGAAGATAGTGTCGGGTTGGCGGACATGGCGGAGCCGACCCGAAGCCCGCGACAGATTCGTTGGACCGTGGTGCGGTTGCCGCATATCAGCAATTTTACCGATTTTGTACCCCTTGCGCACGAACCTGCGGTTTCGCTCCACATGGTCGACCGACCGCCCGATACCATGCCGGACGTGGTGGTCTTGCCAGGCAGTAAAGCCACCTTGGCCGATCTTCGCTGGCTGTGGGAAACCGGCTGGGTTCGCACCATTCAAACCTGGGCGGCCGCCGGGGTTACCGTGCTCGGGATTTGCGGCGGGTATCAGATGTTAGGGGAAAGCGTTTCCGACCCGACCGGAATGGAAGGACGTGCCGGTTCTCAGCCCGGATTGGGACTGATTCCGGCCCGGACCCGGCTGTTTCCGCCCAAAATCACCCGGCAAGTTACGGGGACGGTTCGGGCGCCGGGGTGGCTTCCCACTCCGGTCACCGGTTATGAAATTCATAATGGCCGGACCGAAGTGACGCCGGGGTGGGAACGTCCCTGGTTGCAGCTGGCCGGGGAACCGGACGGGTGGTGTGCGCCCAATGGCCGGATACTGGGGACATACCTCCACGGGCTGTTTGACCACGTATCCTTTCGGCAAGCGTTTTTGGCCCGGTTAGGGATCAACCGGTTTGGTCCGGCAGATCCCTTGGAATCGGCACTGACCCATTTAGAAGAGGTGATCCGGGAGTATGTTGATTGGCCCACTCTGGACCGTTTGGTCGGGCTATGA